The Strix aluco isolate bStrAlu1 chromosome 21, bStrAlu1.hap1, whole genome shotgun sequence sequence ggcgggggggttCCGGCAATAACTGCCAGAGCTAGTCCTCGGTCGTTAGATCCAGCGAGCGTCGAACGGGGTGAGCCTCCGCTCGGTCCCTGCCGCGCGAGCGGGGTCAGGTACCGGGAAGCGTCTGGTCCGttttcagagctgcagcaggaggccGCATGGGGTGAGCTGTGGTTCTCTACCCAGGCACCTGTTTCtctgaaaatacttaaaaaatcTCTTGCCCGGAAAGTTCAGACTCACACTTTCCAGCAGCAGTGGCCGCTTACAAAGTCATATGTTTTATCACAGCCATGTTTTCTGAGCTGGCTGTTTGAAAGGATGCTTTCTCTTCCATCTCAGGGGGTTACACATATGAAATAACAgtgggttgttctttttttttactcAGGTGTAAAACTTCTGTTACACGGTCTTTGCTCCAACACCACAGTCAAATCTTTGGATCTGAAGGTGAGTCTGTTTGAATAAAATTAAGACAAAGAGGTGGGGAAGGAAATAGGAGCACAAGCTTAATCAGAGTTAGAAGCAGGCAGTCCTGGTGCAGGATTGTTCTAGTAGTTGTGCACTGCTGTAAAGTTCTTGTTCTCAGGTGTCTCAGTCCTTGCCTCCTTAACACAACATCATGGCTTTCCAAAGTTACTTTGCAGCTCACCTTTGTCTGTTTTTATTCAGTTACTCTGTTTTGATAGGAAGTTACTGCTGTATATCTTTTGTCAGTTGCTGCTTGGTCAGATGAGGCATATGCAGGGTTTCTCTGGGTTTCTGTACTAGTCAGTTATTAAGATGTTTGTCTTGTGCTTCTGTAGAGTTTGTCCAGCTCGCCAGTGTGTTTCTGCTAGCCTGGGGCTCAGAACTAAGCATCCACTTTCAGATGCGATGATCACTCTGCTGCGAGCATGACTTTCTGTATTCCCCTAGCATGTAGCTGTGCCCTTGAATCTACAGTCCTAAACTGCATCACACCCTTCTTCTGTGCTGGTGCTAGCTGagcactttattaaaaaaagtgtgTTGAAACGGTTCCGCTTATCTAGAATCAGCATTTTCCATCCCATCGTGGGCCGTGCTGATCCTGTGCTATCCTGTGATTTTTGTGAGCTCTCAGTTACAGTGCCTCACGAGACCAGCGGTACATGTACCCACTGTTCCTCTGGGGTCTTTCCTTTTCTGGAAAGCTGGCCAGTATGTGAAAGAAACGTTACTCAGACCATCCTGACAGACTGAAATCAGCATTACAGCAGGGGTGCACCTGGTAGGGCTGGGTGGGATGGCTGCTTGGGGACAGGGCCCAGTCTACTGATCACCTGGGACTTTTGTTTCAGGGAAATAACCTGCGAACCCTGGGAGCTGAGGCTTTGGGAAAACTTCTTAGGCAGAACAAATCCATCAGGAGGTAAAAAACTGTATCTACCCCTCTTTCTGTTATTGCTGCCAGATGGAGCATGACATTAGAAAAGGGTTGAGGGTGTGTTTCCTTGGGATAGGGGGAATGTCAAGTAATGCCCTTTCTTGTGAAGGAGTGAGAACTGGAGGTGTCCTTTTGGAGGATGCGGGGCCCTAGCAGTGTCCTGCTCTTGGAAACTGAGTCTGTAAGTGGAGCTGGGTGTTGCAACTCTCTGTTAACTCCATGAACTCCAATCCTGTCTGATTTTCCCTAGCCTAATCTTGGAATGGAACAGCCTTGGTGCGTGGGAGGAGGGCTTCTCCTTTTTCTGCCAAGGGCTGGGAGCCAACAACTCTCTCCAGCAGCTAGATCTGCGCAATAACCAGATCAACCATCAGGGAGCTGGAGAGCTGGCCATGGCGCTGAAACAAAACGCCAGCCTTCAGGAGCTGGGTAAGGTGTCTAGTTCTTTGCCCACCTACACATGCGtgcgtgcatgcacacacatgtttCTTCAGGTTCGTTGCAGCCTGCCCCCATCTCTGCCAGCTGGTCAGTGTTGTTCCCAGTCCCTGTCAGTCTGGAGTGCTttgtgcagggagcaggggcagcCCCGTGGCCTTTGGAGAGCGGGAGTTGTAATTGCAATCTCAAACCAAACCTGCAGATGAAAGTTGTGTGCTTGGAGCAGAACTGTTCTTAGTGGAGGAGGGAATGGGTTCGTTCCCATTTGTTGGCATACCTCGTGCCAGACTCTGAGACTTACTTCACACTTACTTTGTCCTTAGTAAGGAAATTTGTCAGAATTTCCTTCAGGAAAGTGTGGCTCTTGGTGCCAGCTCTTTCTCATCCACAGGTTGTGGTTGTGGAAGGAAGGCTCATGGGCTGAAAATGCGAGGGGCAGACTTGTGCACCTTTTGAACACAGGTGCCTTCCTGCACGTTACTGCGCTTAAGATTCATCCTTGCCTTTCCTGCTTTGTCTGTCATTCTCCCTCCCTCTCATTCATCTTGAAAAGGGAGGCAGTGTTCCCCTGTGTTTGTGCTGAGACCATCTGGGATTAGTTAGCCCTGCTTGTAGATGTATACGGAGCATGGTTTCTCCTGGGCCCTGTGTTTTTCAGCAGAGTTGTGACCACCAGGGTGAAAGCTTGCTTTCTGTACAGATTTGCGTTGGAATAATATTGGACTTCTGGGTGGCCGAGCTCTGCTGAACTGCCTGCACAGCAACAAGACCCTGAAGaggctggagctggctgggaaCAACGTTCCCAGTGACATCCTGAAAGCTGTGGGTAAGTAGTATTCGTTGCACAGGAAGGAATCAGTAACTCCATTCCCATTTCAGCACTTGAGGGATACAGGGCACTGGCTGCTCCAGAAGAGAGCTGTCCCTCCTCCCCTCTTGCCCTTTAATGAGGGCGGGTCAGGTTGGAGGTGTCACTTTTaccagcaagaggaaaaaaagaatttggatTGAATTAGAGATGACTATGCCATGTGAACGTGGGAGAACTTGGGGCTCTAGCTTGCCTCTAGTAGCCAGGTTTGAATATGGCTAATGCAGCACGTCCTCTGTGGTTGTCCTACCCCCAGCAGAAGGGGTTGCTCTCCTGTGGCCGGGTGTTGGTTACCCCGTGGACTCTGCTCTCTCCAGTGTCTGTATGGTGAGAGCGGTCTGTCTGCGTGGGCCAGCCTGGGAAGGGCTACTGTCCAGCTGCTTCTGATGGCCAGGTGTCATCCTGAGTCTCTCTCTTCCAGCAGTGCTTGCTGTTCTGTTGCTTTAGAAACATGTGCATGCTCTCCTGCTCTCTCTGCATCAGAACAAGCCGTGGATCACAACCAGGACCGTCAGACCATCCTGAGCGAGACCCAGAATCGAACGTACATACTCAGCAAGGAGGTTTTGAGTCTGAAGGATGAGAAGACCAAGCAGGTCAGCAGTCTGGCATGTGGGCAGTTTCCCTTGGTGTCCCTGTGAAACACTCAGTGACTGGATTATTGTGCACCTGAAGTCGCATGTGCACCTTTATGGGTGGGCACACAGCATGGTTGAGCAAATTGGGTCCTTACTCTGAGATAGGCTGCCCAGGAATCAAATCCACAACAGCGTGGGTATGGACACATACCCTGCTGAACGTATTCAGTCTGGATTCTGGAGGAGagttggtgattttttttcacccATATTTGTGCTTTTGGTTCTTCTTTTGCAACTGGTTTGACATTTTCCAAGTGGTGAAAAGCTAGAAATATGAGTGTTTTCTTCCTGATGCCTAATGGTGCAGAGTCCCTACAGCTGACGGTCCTAATGAACCTGCCCAACCTCCAGTTTCCTTGCTTTCAGCAGTGGCTTGGCCTGTCTTCAGCTGTCTctaggaagagaaagatgagaaatgTCAGTGCTTTGAGCTGATGCAGTTCGTTTTCTCACTGATGTTTGCCTTGTTCACAGTTCTTGGATTTGATGGACACTATAgacaagcagagagaagaaatagCCAGGAGCAGCAGGTGAGTTGAATTTCTGAGTGCTTTCTGCTCTTTGATAGCAGAATCGGGCCCTCTGTTTTCTGGCAGAAAttacacccttttttttttcccacccccaAATGCAGGATGTCTGCAGCACGAGTCAGCCAGCTGCAGGAAGCATTGGATGAGCAGCACTCTATCATGAATTCGCTGAAAGCCAAGTATGGAGGAGGGAAGCCATAGCCTTGCCGCTGTTGTGCTGTGTAGGCAGCGCTGAGCAGAGCTGTTGAGAAGGGGGATAATCTTGTAGAGTGACTGGCTTACTATTTTGCTTAGTTCTACAGTAATATCCCAAAATTACAGTCAGATCAGGCCTTTGGGTTTGCCACGCTAGATATTTAGCCTGCTTCTAAGTAAAATTAAAGTGCGTTGGTGTAAGAGCAAATGAATTACAGagggtgaaaaggaaaaaaaaggattgtggggatgggatgggggtaTGTTCCTTGCCCAGTTTACAGCCTAGGCAGAGTCTGTTCCTGCCTGCCCTGACAGTTGGCCGTGTCCTCTGAGAGCTGCTGCAGATGGGGAGGAGCCCGAGCAGCAGGGTCCTGTGCTTGGGAACAGCCAGGGGAGGGGAGGTGCCTGGGGCAGCGTTGGGTTGTGTGGAGCCGAGCACACGGGACGGCGCTTACACCTCAGACGCTGAGGAGCCCGGCTCGCTCGGTTCTGTCAGGTGAAGGTGGTGTCACTGCACTGTGCCTCAGCGTGGACGTGTCCCCCATGTACACAGTAAGCAAACTGCTTCTGCTACCTGTGTTTAAAACTCTGTCCTTGGTTTTAAACAACCCTGCAGTGGTATAAAAGAGCCAGCTTTGCTCTCCTGTGAGAGTGGGCAAATCCTGGAGGGGTCCAGGCCGGGAAAACCACTCATGGAAGAGAACACAGGGAAAATACAGTGGGGTACCAGAACACCAGGCTCTGAGACGTCCCAGGTCACTCACTGTCTGCAGAGGCTGTTGGGTGTCCTTTTCCCAGGGGCAAAAAATGCCTCATTTAGCTAGCCTGATTTCATCCATGGCCAAATACGTGTTAACATCTTGCACCATGTGGCGCGGAGAGCTCACTGGAGGTGTCTCCCTCAGAAAGGACTCTGGAAAGTGTTTCTCTGTATAGGCTGCAGATGACTGAAGCTGCCCTGGCTCTGTCTGAGCAGAAGGTTCACAATTTGGGAGAGCTACTGAATGCCACAAAACAGGAACAAACCAGCATGGCTGAGCACCACTTTACGGAGctccagcagcaaaggcaggTGAGCTGGATAAGTCCTAGTTAGGTTTGAGAGCAGGATTCCAGGTCATACCTGGTTTGTGTAGATTTGGGGGATGCTGGATGGGATAGGCAAGCATGGTTTTTAGTGGGTTAACAAAAATTCTTGTGTAAATTAGGCGAGTGCTAGGTGTGGAGAGGAGCCGTGGTGTTTGTGGGGTGGGTTGGATTCAGTTGGGTGTGGTCTTGGTTGGAGGTGCAATATCTAGGGTGAGTACAGGTTCTTAAGTTTGATTCTGTTTGCAGGAAGGTGCTGATCGGGAAGGCAAACTTTTGCGTGACCTGTCTGCTGCCAGTGAGAAAAATCTGCTGCTAAGAAACCAGGTAGGAAAGCAAGTCCAAGGCAGAGAAGCAGGACTTGGACACTGTTTACTTCTGCTCTGTATGTGAGTCCTCTCCTTTGATCCTTGTTTATGTCTCTGCTCAGCGTTCTGTATAGCCAACTTTCTCTgctaataggaaaagaaaatcctatGTGGTGGTAATTTCCTTCTAGGTGGATGAGTTGGAGAAGAAGTGTAAAGTTCAGCAGGATCAGCTATTCCAGGTAAAACAAGACTTGACCAACACAacagcagagctgaagctgcGGGCTGTGCAAGCGGAGGGTGAGTGGAGGAGCAGAAACAGCTCAGGGACGCTGCGGGTTGGGGTTACTGGCCGTGAGTCAAGAGTGCACAGCAGCCAAGGAGAAGGGGTGGAAGAGTTTGCGATAGAATGTAAATACAGCCTGCGTAGCAGGAGTGCTGGAATTGGGATATGCCTGCTTTTAATCTGCAGAACGCCTGGAAATGGAGAAGAGAAGATTTAAACAAAGCCTTGAAGACATGGAATCCCTTCGGGTAAAAGAGGTAAGAACGGGATTTCTGCAGCATCCTGCAGTTAGTCTCTCTCTGGTCCTGACATACAGACATCACTGGAAGTCATTGTTTGCTGACAGCTGCTCTTAAACAAGTTTAAAAATTAGTGGACTCAGACTTACACTGGGAATAATAGGCCATTTCTACCAGCAAAGCCTGGCTGAAGAGATCACAAGAGATTCTACCAGCCAGTGAGATTTTTGTAGCTTGCAAGAGCATGGGCCAGGGCAGTCCATAATTGTGCAGAAGAGGCTTGGAGCTGGCCCTGTGTCAGTTGTGCTGTGCGTGGAGGTAATGATGAATGAGCAGTCTCGTCATGCTCACTGAAATAAAGGTGCAGAAACAGAGGAGATTGAGGCATACGTGCTATATACGACCAGTCCTTTAATGGGGTTCAGCTTGCTAGTTCCTTCTCTTATTTCAGGGGGATTCTCTGAGCCTGGACAGGACAAGAGGCTGTGATCAGCTCTCTTTGGAGTGTTTATTGAGGTGTGAAATCTCTCAACAATAAAATTATACCAGTAGATTTCTCTGAAGATTTTGAAATCTCGTAAGAAGATGTAGGCCAGGAAGATTTTAGCCACATGACAACTAGAAAATGAATCTCTGGTGTTTCATACCACTTGAAGATGAGAGCTTGGACTCTGCATCTTTCATCTTGGCCTGGAAGGGATCCCTGTCTAAAGTTCCCAGTTTCTAGAGGACAGATTCTATCTCCATTACAGTTTCCTAGCGGAGCTCTGAGGGAGGTAGGAGTTTTTCTCTGGTGGTAGGTGGGTCAGTGAGAGGATGCTCTTTCTCGTGCTGCTGGAGACAGGAGTGGCTCCCGGGACTTGCTGAAATGgtttctgctgctctgcaggtggaTCATATGACGCAGCACATGGAGGCCAGCGAACGTTCCATGCAGGACAGGATCCAGCGGCTGGAGGCCGTGAGGGCAGCTCTGGAGGAGGTGAGGGTGGATGCTCAGATCGTGGTGGCAGGAGATGGCGGCCAGGGGAGCTCCGCGGAGGCTTCCATTGCTGACCTGTGTAAAGATTGTCAGGTGCTGTAGGGAGgaacagaaaacagcagtttaccagctaaaattatttttactgctttggACTAAGGAAGGAGAAGGTTTCAAAGGGAAACCTGTAGATTCTGATTGGATAAAAGTAAAGGTTCCATGGAACATGGTTAGATTCTTCCCAGGATTTGACTCCACAGGTTTCCCATGTGGTCCCAAGTAGTGCAGTGTATTTCTCCTTACCTGCTCCCCCAGCTAGATCCAGTGCTGTCTTCTCCTATTCCCCTGTCTTTGGGAAGCTTCACCCATTACTTGCCCTTATATAACTGAAATTCTCACTGAATTTAGATGATGATCTCGGGGTGAGAGAAGATATGTAATCTGGGTTTGTTTTCCCTGCCCCTGGGTGAGACACAGCTGTGTGACATTGTAGCCTGCGACTGGAAGCTGCTCATGTTTTCTGATCAGCGTTGCAGTGATGCAGCTTCTCTGTCTGGAACTATCTTTGGTGTTTCTGTGGCAGGAGCTGAGCCAAGTCAAAGCAGCTGCACTCAGTGAGCGAggccaggcagaggaggagtTAATAAAAGTCCGGAATCAGGCGCGGTTGGAGGAGGTAAGGACAAGGCCTGTCTGTGGGCCCTGCCTCTGTGGGAAGGAGTGGGTTTGGCTGCCTAGCCTATGTTGTTGTCTTGGGAACTGCTGCGTAACTCCCCGCTCTGGGTTTCACTGGCTTGTGAATGGTCTTGAGGAAGGAGTCTTGAAAGTCTGCTTTGAATTGTCTCCAGAATGTAACCACTATCCCCACCTGCGCTGTGCTTTCCAGTAGGAACACGATTGATCTGGATATTGTCGTAGCGGATTTCATTTAAGTGGCCAACTTCTGACGCTAACAGCCAGATGTTGATCCTTCTGTTTAACAGCAGCTTTCGTGGGCTGCTCCTGTTTCTCTGGACTCAGAGGAATTTCTGCAGGTGGCTACTGCTGCTGGATAAAAAAAGTCACTGTAGAGTTGAACTTTGTGAAAACAGCAATGAAGTCAATACCCTGTGAAAGAGAACAAGGGACGAGGAAAATACACCAAAACTTAGAATGTTTacttacacaaaataaaatgctttactGAGTTACAGACATATAAAAGCTGCCGTGTGTGTTTGTGGTGGGACACGACGGTTGCTCGGCTGCATGCAGCGGCGTTTCGGACCCGTTTGGGATATGGAGGAAGTGAAGATAGAGCATGAGCTGTAAATGCTGGCAGTGGCATTGGTGCTTGTACCAGGGACATGTCTCTCTTTCTCAGCGAGTGAGCTGGGCGTTGCAGCATCTCCACCAGAATGTTTTCCCTGGCAACAGCAGCTTAAATTCACTCCTGAACGCAGGGGAGAAGTGCCCTATCTGTTACAGCAAAGTCCTGTGCTTGTTCTTGAGTGCCCGTTGACTCAACCAAGGGTTCATTGTGTTGGGAACAAAAAGGAGAGAATCCCTTAGCAGGGATGGAATGGGACtgatgtctttttattttccattgtgtCTTACAGCAGCAACGACTAGAACACCTAGAAGAGAAGCTGAGGCTGATGACCGAGTCACGGGACGAAGCTCAGAACTGCTGCTTTAAGCAAAAACAGATGGTTGCTGAGGCCCAAGCCAAAGCCAGTCAGTTGAGCCTGCAGGCTGATGGGCTCAGAAGGCGCCTGGAGGAGCTTCAGCAGGTAACTTGGGCTGGAGCAGAGCTACGGTCACCACAGGGGCAGAACAAGTTGCTGAAGTGGTTTGGTTATTCATGGATTTGTCTTTGTGTGTCAGGACCTGAACagtaaggaagaggagaaagtgaTGGAGGTGAATAAAGTGAAGGTGGAATTACAGGAGCAGATTGGACACCTGCAGGCTGAACGCGCAGCACAGGATGGGCTCAGAGAGAAGattgcagccctggagagacagCTGAAAGGTGATGGATCCTTTCATCTTCTCAAAGGGTAACGCTGAGTTACTCCACAGTGGGCCTGGAACTGAGCTACGCTTACAGGTGGTGACAACAGTGCTTCCTGCCTGTGCGTACAACCGTGAGTTGTACCCTCCATCCTGATGTATTTGCAGGGATTCTTGTTGTCGTTTTAGAGAGACCAAGACTCCCATAGCTACCCAAAGCTGCACAGCAAGCAAAATGTTTGGATTTCCTGCACAATGAGGTGTAACATCTCATCTGTGCAAAACCTCTCAGGCTGTTGCCCGCAGCTTCTCTTGTGTGCCTGTTGATGGTCCTGCTTCCCCTGCCTTTGGCTGTGCCTATAACGTGTTGTTCCTGTTTATTCTAGGGACGCCCTCATTTTCTTTACTAATGGTGCTCTTCTTTCACAGCCCTATCAAGTAATCACCGTGAGGCACTGCTGGACAAAGAAGGTGAAATCTCTATGCTGCTGGAGAAGCTGAGAGTGAAAGAGGCTGACATCTCCAGGATGAGGGAAGAAGAGGCCCAGCGGGCAAGTTTCTTGCAGAATGCCATCATGGCATATGTGCAGGGCTCCCCCTTGGGAACCCACAGTTCTAGGAAATGAGAGTGTGGCTTAAAGAATCCAGATACCTGCTGTCAGGAGAAGGGTGAACAGCTCAGGTACAGCCCCTTCTTTCTAAGTGGGACAGTTCTGTCAGAGTGGGGTGACATGAAGTGTTGCAAACACAGAAAATTGTTCTTCAGAAATCTTGTTCACAACCGCATAAAGGAGGAAAGAACCACCCAGGGCTGGGACAGAGGCTCGTGGGTCTGAGTTCATGATGTGGAGCCCttcccctgcactgctgcagcattTGAAGTAGTTTCTGTGTCCCTTTATACAGTGCCGGTCTGTCGGTACACTGTGCTGTTACCACGGGCTGTGTGTTCCCTGTCCTTCTGGAGCATTTGTTTGGGTGCTGGGGCTGTTCACAGTGAAACCTGGTGAAGGACAGGTAGCACTGTTGGCGGTTTCCTGTAGGTGAGAACTGTTTACTTTGTTCACGGGGTCCCAAAGCTGCTGGAAACACCAGATCTTACCTGTGCTTTTGTATCCAGTGCATACAGATGGAAGCAGTGGCTGAGTGGTCTCACCTTGGCTCGTCACCCTGCCGCGCCGTGGCTCTGGCTGCAGCGATGGGCAGACGATGGGTGTTCCTTGCGTCTGGTCGGGTGTGCAAGGGGACAGCTATGCAGTGGCGGTCCCTGTCCTGGGGACAGCTCGGCTTTGCCGTGGCTCCAGGCTGTCCAACACCGCCTGGCACGGAGAGGCGGGTGTCGGGGGTCAGTGTCTGCGCTTCCTCACTGTGAGCTGCAGCCCGCGGCTGCAGTTCTTGTAGCCAAAATGCAACAGGGTTCCATTGCACTACACCAAGGGGCAAAACTGTCCTGCTGGCTCCTCGGGGTCCTGGAGCCAAGAGCTGTGTTCTGGGCCTTACCCCGGGGAGGAGCGATGCTTCTGAGTTGCCGCTGCAGAGTAAATTCTCGGAGCACAAAGGGGAAAAGGTGCTTCCTTTTCCTGGCACCCCAAGTGCTGTCGTGgcacagggaaggggagggatgtGAGGGTCTGAGTCTGTCAGGGCAGCGGTGTGAGAGCCTCCGCTTAGGGAGCCTGGGGGCACCTGGAAGAAGAGACTTGCTGTGTGGACTGGTTGGTTTgtgttcatgattttttttttgtatttggttttgctcttttcttttaataaagagCTTTTGCATTTTGCCATAACACTGGACCAGCTGGGTGTTTGACCGCTGCTGCGTTACTGCCACGAAGATGCTGCTGGACTTTACCGGCCCTAAAAGGCTGTTACGGGTGGGCGAGCGAAGTGTGGCTGGGGGTGTCGGCTCAGAACCGCGGTAAAAGCTGGGAACCTGATCCCAGGGAGAGGAGCGAGCCCGGGGTGAGATCCAGGGGGTCAGTGGCTGCGGGGCGCCGGTGAGGGAGGAGGGGAGCCGGTGCCGCCGCCCGAGCGATCtcgggggcggagggggcggtGTCCAAAGCCGCCCTCATGCAGGATTTTCGCTGCTGCGCCTCGTTCCTCGCAGGTCGGGGCAGAAGGGGGTGGCGCGTCTGTGCAGCTTCGCCCTGGAGCGGGCGGGACCCCCGGCGGGGCCCCCGGCGCCACGGCCCGTCCCGCCGCGCGGGGGCAgcgggcgctgcgcggggcgggaccggggcggccccgggagcgcGGGGAGGGGCCGTGGCTCCCCCGGTCCCGCCCcgcgcaggccccgccccgccccgcgggctGTCACTGCGGCGGAGTCGCGGCGGCGCCGCCATCGCGGGCAGATGCAGGCGATCAAGTGTGTGGTGGTGGGCGACGGGTgagtggcggcggcgggaggcggcgagGCTGCCCCGGCCGCGCCTCGGCCCCCGGCGGCCCCGCACAAAGCgggcccgggcgcggcggcgcCGGGGGAAGCCAGGGAGCGAGGaagggcccggcgcggccccgccccgcggcccggggGAGCCCGGCTCCGCCGGCGGGAggcgcggcccggcgcggcgcggggggcggctcgggggggctgcggccgcgGTGGCCCGGCCGGCCCTGGCCCCGCGGGCCCTGGCCCCGCGCCCGGGCGTGAGGCCGCGGCGCCCGAGAGGGACGCGCCGGGCGGCGCCTGCGGCCGCCGGGTGAGGAGCCGGGGCCCGGGCCGCGGCCCTGCCCCAGGCCCGCCCGCCGGGGAGGGCGCCGGGGCGGCGAAGCCGGGGCCGCGCGGGCGCCGCCGTCTCCCGGCGGGAGGCCGGGGCCTCGCTGCAGCggcggccgccgcggcccggcccagCGCGTCCCGCTCCGCCGGAGTTGGTGAACTTGGGTCTCGGGCCTTGACGCTGTTCGGTCTCGCACTGGAGCTGCACCGCTCGGGGAGCGGATTCCTGCTGCGCTCGGGCCTTGAATCCGCCTCTCCGGTATTTTATGAGGTGCCTGCGTTTCGCTGGTTTTCATTGTACAAGCCTGATTCATCACAGAGTTCTCCCTAAAATCTGAGTGTTCGCAGGTTTTTCTCATCCCGCCTTTTGTTGTTTGTGTTCCAAGGTGAAATACGTTGCTGCTTCTGATGTCACCATGTGCCTCTTGTCACccttcttgtgcttttctttagGCTTTTCCTACGTGCCTTTTTCTGAGAATGCGTCTGTACACAAGGCGCAGGCATGCAGTTTTAGATTTATGGTGCTTCATAACCTTTTCTAGCTTGTCCTGCATATTTTTCCTCATAattcctgtttgcttttctggTCACCACGGCAGGCACAGAGCTGAGATACAGACAGCTAGATGTGAACTGGTCTTAGGCAGGGACTGGCCTTTCTACCTTCCCGTGAGTGCCACCCCCCAAATACGCGTTTGAGCGAGGCCCTCCAGGCTCTAACCTGTGGGGGCTAACGAGGGGAGCAGAGAAAGAGCCACCCACCAGAACAGCACAGCCTCCCTGCGGAGGGGGGAGCACAGCGTGCTGGAAACGGGCTTCAGCGGAAGGTTTGCAGCCCAGGGTTTTGCTTTAAGACCAAATTGACAGTACAGAGACTAAATGAACTCAGATGCCAAACCAGTTTGGTCACAGATATGTGTGGTTTTGTGAGTTACGTGACTTCCCTGTTCGGTGGGAGAGAGGCCGCAGCTCAGGAGCAGAGCCAGCTGGTCAGTGTAGCGGTTCCTTACACAACCCCCTGTTCTCCAGGAGAGGGGACCGCATCGGGGGAGAAGCTGGGTGGATGACTGCTGTGGTTCTCGTGTGCTGTGTCATCCTGGTGCGGGACTGTGGGGTCCCCTTGGTCTCTTGCTTGCTCCTGAGTCTTTCCTTACGTCATTCCAGTTACGGAATTGGGTAGAGCATCCCCGTCTCTGGCTGTTCAGCTTCGCTCGGGCACCAAGGAGAGCTTTCCCCGGCACTGGCGCTTGCGATCTGTTTCTCTGGAAGGTTGCCTGCAGCTCACAACTTCCTCAGTGCCAGATGGGCTGTTCACACCCCTGGTACTCCTCTTTCCTGTCACTGAGCTTTCCCCTTGTGCTGCAGGGCTAAGTGCTGttcctgctgccagccaggccCAGCCCCTGCCGGCTGCCACCCCTGGCTTGTCCCATCCCACCTGCCCTAGGCAAAGCCCTGAGCCCATACGTTCAGTGATCAGCACTGACCTCTCTCCAACTGACAGTGGTCAActttaaagttcatttttgtttatggatacttattttttcccctttgtattTATGGACATTCTGTATTTATTATCCAGTATTTGAGGAGCTTGAATAATTCTGTCTTGTTGCGTATTTTTTCACCTCACTGTTTAGCCCATTTTGCTAGTTTACTATGGATGTGTTCAGCCCAGCACAGAACCCTAATTTATTCCCTCTCTTTTGATTcctgaaacaaatatattttgccTGGTGTTTTGCTGAGGCTGCATGGGGGGGAAAAGGAGTGGGAGCTCAGGCAAGGTGCACATTGTGAGTTCAGGCCTGTTCCCTGACAGCTAGAGAATTCCAGCCTGCTACAGGTTTGTTTTCTCACA is a genomic window containing:
- the LRRC45 gene encoding leucine-rich repeat-containing protein 45; the protein is MMEEFRRGYVRLCAAPQEPVLRRLRGPRGRGAARLDLAALSLSLETCGALARLLPGAAPFSALALGDCGLSEEGVKLLLHGLCSNTTVKSLDLKGNNLRTLGAEALGKLLRQNKSIRSLILEWNSLGAWEEGFSFFCQGLGANNSLQQLDLRNNQINHQGAGELAMALKQNASLQELDLRWNNIGLLGGRALLNCLHSNKTLKRLELAGNNVPSDILKAVEQAVDHNQDRQTILSETQNRTYILSKEVLSLKDEKTKQFLDLMDTIDKQREEIARSSRMSAARVSQLQEALDEQHSIMNSLKAKLQMTEAALALSEQKVHNLGELLNATKQEQTSMAEHHFTELQQQRQEGADREGKLLRDLSAASEKNLLLRNQVDELEKKCKVQQDQLFQVKQDLTNTTAELKLRAVQAEERLEMEKRRFKQSLEDMESLRVKEVDHMTQHMEASERSMQDRIQRLEAVRAALEEELSQVKAAALSERGQAEEELIKVRNQARLEEQQRLEHLEEKLRLMTESRDEAQNCCFKQKQMVAEAQAKASQLSLQADGLRRRLEELQQDLNSKEEEKVMEVNKVKVELQEQIGHLQAERAAQDGLREKIAALERQLKALSSNHREALLDKEGEISMLLEKLRVKEADISRMREEEAQRASFLQNAIMAYVQGSPLGTHSSRK